Proteins from a single region of Companilactobacillus farciminis KCTC 3681 = DSM 20184:
- a CDS encoding glycosyltransferase, whose product MMQMIIYLIAITVFIIQCSIMYFIYFKDHKLFKSEMAAAYHANNNLDQFFYFLLVPCLNEEKVIQNTLQNLLNLAGQKEIVVIDDDSDDQTVQKAKSMSGPISIVERKLPNARTGKGDSLNDAMSLVYKIIKQRHLNPKKCIVGVIDADGILSANCIYKLNNAFEDDRVDAVQLRVKTKNPTTVLQTFQDIEFYTINHLIQLIRGKMHAVALCGNGQFFRYKTVTQRMGITPWGNALLEDFELTLKFELNGLRIKYLDDAYVDQEALLNFKALVRQRSRWAQGGLDCWKYLLRVTKSPIMSKAQKFDTYFFLTQPLLNVLADFSIIYLTVKYVIYALGNPDFFLISLFFLVIIGSIFGMIFTLIYLHELRITQKADIAIEKSDMLNLDMKVGKFLLTVGLLSYIYVVLFLSLMKSIYSKVRGNTTWIKTKRN is encoded by the coding sequence ATGATGCAGATGATTATTTACTTGATTGCAATTACTGTCTTTATTATCCAATGTTCGATCATGTATTTTATTTATTTCAAAGATCACAAGCTTTTTAAATCAGAAATGGCCGCCGCTTATCACGCTAATAACAATCTAGACCAATTCTTTTATTTTTTGCTTGTTCCTTGTTTAAATGAAGAAAAAGTTATTCAAAATACTTTACAAAATTTGTTAAACTTAGCTGGTCAAAAAGAAATAGTTGTTATTGACGATGATTCAGACGACCAAACAGTTCAAAAAGCAAAATCAATGTCTGGTCCTATTAGTATAGTAGAAAGAAAACTACCTAACGCAAGAACTGGCAAAGGTGATTCTTTGAATGACGCTATGTCATTAGTCTACAAAATTATCAAACAAAGACACCTCAATCCTAAAAAATGTATCGTTGGCGTCATCGATGCTGACGGAATCTTGAGTGCCAACTGTATTTATAAATTAAACAACGCCTTTGAGGACGACCGCGTAGACGCTGTTCAATTGAGAGTCAAGACGAAAAATCCCACTACCGTCTTACAGACATTTCAAGATATCGAATTTTACACTATCAATCATCTGATTCAACTAATTCGTGGCAAGATGCACGCAGTCGCTCTATGTGGCAACGGTCAATTCTTTAGATACAAAACCGTCACTCAAAGAATGGGCATCACACCTTGGGGCAACGCTTTATTGGAAGACTTTGAACTCACCTTGAAATTTGAATTGAACGGTTTGAGAATCAAATATTTAGATGATGCTTACGTTGACCAGGAAGCTCTGTTAAATTTCAAAGCTTTAGTCAGACAAAGATCTCGTTGGGCACAAGGTGGCTTGGACTGCTGGAAATATTTGCTACGAGTCACCAAATCGCCAATTATGTCTAAAGCTCAAAAGTTCGACACTTATTTCTTTTTGACTCAACCCTTATTAAACGTATTGGCCGACTTCAGCATTATTTACTTAACAGTCAAATATGTCATTTATGCCCTTGGCAATCCTGATTTCTTCCTCATTTCTCTCTTCTTCTTAGTGATTATCGGTTCAATTTTTGGAATGATCTTTACTTTGATCTATCTTCACGAATTGAGAATAACTCAAAAAGCCGATATTGCGATTGAAAAAAGCGATATGTTGAACCTGGATATGAAAGTTGGCAAATTCTTATTGACTGTCGGACTCTTGTCTTACATCTACGTGGTTTTATTCTTGAGTTTGATGAAGTCGATTTATTCTAAGGTTCGTGGCAACACTACTTGGATCAAAACTAAACGCAACTAA
- a CDS encoding phosphatidylglycerophosphatase A, producing MVSYEELDKQYYDHIIRNLKDRGVDLKDIAEIVMFLEKDYVKGLDEEVSIHAINKVLHKREAQNAIMTGIELDILAEKGLLSAPMQRIMETDESTYGIDENMAITLASLYGSVSVTNYGYVDKLKHGVLGKLNDKSTGKINVFLDDLVGAIAAGACGWLAHNEHEVQELLNQEK from the coding sequence TTGGTTTCATACGAAGAATTAGATAAGCAATATTATGATCACATTATTCGGAACCTTAAGGACCGTGGCGTTGACTTAAAAGATATCGCTGAGATCGTGATGTTCTTGGAAAAAGATTATGTCAAAGGACTTGATGAAGAAGTTTCTATTCACGCCATCAATAAAGTCCTCCACAAACGTGAAGCTCAAAATGCCATCATGACTGGTATTGAACTCGATATCCTAGCTGAAAAAGGTCTTTTGTCCGCTCCTATGCAACGAATCATGGAAACTGATGAATCAACTTATGGTATCGATGAAAACATGGCGATAACTTTAGCTAGCCTTTACGGATCAGTGTCAGTTACCAATTACGGCTATGTCGATAAATTAAAACATGGCGTTCTCGGAAAATTAAATGACAAGTCCACAGGTAAAATCAACGTCTTCTTAGATGACCTCGTTGGAGCTATTGCTGCTGGTGCTTGTGGTTGGTTAGCTCACAATGAACATGAAGTTCAAGAATTATTAAATCAAGAAAAATAA
- the pnuC gene encoding nicotinamide riboside transporter PnuC — translation MSIFNPRWYVEQMKHWSFRSYMLLMFGLGAITASTLSHQITGIAIWTWLAGTLGFTCTVAITNAKPLNGVLGLVSALIYIFVAINAKNFSDVVLQLSYIVLLDIPVLISPQWAKDAEKHIHGLTAKKWLLTAVFFFVVWGLLYLMDTNLFISPRPIIDSVSAAIGFTGALLCTLRFREQYYFWTVQGVMSIILWGVTATQGDASPVLFLTYIMYFMNDMIAFFDSHIHWFHSNANENRARDEKLAREQA, via the coding sequence ATGAGCATTTTCAACCCAAGATGGTATGTTGAACAAATGAAACATTGGAGTTTCAGAAGTTACATGCTATTAATGTTTGGTCTAGGGGCCATCACTGCATCAACACTTTCACACCAAATCACAGGTATCGCTATTTGGACTTGGTTGGCTGGTACGCTTGGTTTTACTTGTACCGTTGCAATTACTAATGCTAAGCCTTTAAACGGTGTCTTAGGACTAGTTTCAGCACTTATTTATATTTTTGTTGCTATCAACGCTAAGAACTTTTCTGACGTTGTTCTACAATTGAGTTACATTGTCTTGTTGGATATTCCAGTTTTGATCAGTCCACAATGGGCTAAAGACGCTGAAAAGCATATCCACGGACTAACAGCTAAGAAATGGTTGTTAACAGCTGTTTTCTTCTTTGTTGTTTGGGGTCTATTGTACTTGATGGATACTAACTTGTTCATCAGTCCTCGTCCTATCATTGACTCAGTTTCAGCTGCTATCGGATTTACAGGTGCCTTGTTGTGTACTTTGCGTTTCCGTGAACAATATTATTTCTGGACAGTTCAAGGAGTTATGTCAATCATTCTTTGGGGTGTTACTGCAACTCAAGGTGACGCCAGTCCAGTTCTATTCTTGACATACATTATGTACTTCATGAATGATATGATTGCCTTCTTCGATTCACACATCCACTGGTTCCACAGCAATGCTAATGAGAACCGCGCTCGTGACGAAAAGTTAGCTCGCGAACAAGCATAA
- a CDS encoding elongation factor G translates to MKQIVTGIVAHVDAGKTTLSEALLYQTGALRKLGRVDKGSAFLDPDALEKKRGITIFSHQANLQYQDLKLTLLDTPGHVDFASQTEQVLSVLDYAILVVSATDGVQGYTRTLWRLLGHYQVPTFIFVNKMDAIGADRQKVLTDLQNNLANGCIDFESDNFNEEVAMTDDDVLEQFLDNGELEDTTVQKLIQQRKVFPCFFGSALKMEGIEEFLQGVQRFSTENNYPEEFGAKVFKISHAGNERLTWVKVTGGSLENKAVLYNDQKANQLRVYDGSKFDLTQNLVAGEVCAVTGLSDTYPGLGLGKQINSEKPTIQPVLNFALDPKDNDIHQCLEALRQLEDEDPQLHVQWSSHLQEIRIQVMGQVQLEIIQQLLLDRFNLDVSFGEGSILYKETITRSIEAVGHFEPLRHYSEVHLLLEPGSVGSGLKFTSNCSLDILASNWQHQVLSNLQSKEHLGVLIGAPITDMKITLIGGKASNVHSVGGDFKEATWRAVRQGLMELRNTGSQLLEPWYQFRLEVPQDQVGRAMNDIQQMNGTFETPEMVDGSDLTIISGTAPVATMQGYSQTVNSYTHGLGNLECVVLGYQACHNAEEIIENKDYDPVSDLENTPDSVFCAHGAGYPVPWDEVPQMAHMPYLYPIKK, encoded by the coding sequence ATGAAGCAAATAGTAACAGGAATCGTAGCGCACGTTGATGCTGGCAAAACAACTCTGTCAGAAGCTTTGCTGTATCAAACGGGTGCACTCAGAAAATTAGGAAGAGTTGATAAGGGAAGTGCCTTTTTAGATCCAGATGCTTTGGAAAAAAAGCGCGGAATCACCATCTTTTCTCATCAAGCAAATTTACAGTATCAAGATTTGAAATTGACGCTCTTGGATACTCCAGGACACGTTGATTTTGCCTCCCAGACGGAACAAGTCTTGAGCGTTTTGGATTATGCAATTTTGGTAGTTTCAGCAACCGATGGCGTGCAAGGGTATACGAGAACTTTGTGGCGTTTATTAGGGCATTATCAAGTACCGACTTTTATTTTTGTGAATAAAATGGATGCAATCGGAGCAGATCGACAAAAAGTTTTGACAGATCTACAAAATAATTTGGCTAATGGCTGTATTGATTTTGAATCTGACAACTTTAACGAAGAAGTGGCAATGACTGACGATGATGTTTTGGAGCAATTTTTAGATAATGGAGAACTAGAAGATACGACTGTTCAAAAATTGATTCAACAACGTAAAGTCTTCCCATGTTTCTTTGGTTCAGCGTTAAAGATGGAAGGGATTGAAGAATTCTTACAAGGAGTTCAACGTTTCTCAACCGAAAATAACTACCCAGAAGAATTCGGTGCTAAGGTTTTCAAAATTTCGCACGCTGGCAACGAGCGTTTGACATGGGTCAAAGTTACTGGTGGTAGTTTGGAAAACAAGGCTGTTTTGTATAATGATCAAAAAGCTAATCAATTGAGAGTTTATGATGGCTCAAAATTTGATTTGACTCAAAACTTAGTTGCAGGTGAAGTTTGCGCGGTTACGGGATTGTCTGATACCTATCCAGGTTTAGGCTTAGGAAAACAAATAAATAGTGAAAAACCCACGATTCAACCAGTCTTGAATTTTGCTCTAGATCCTAAGGATAACGATATTCATCAATGCTTAGAAGCATTGCGCCAATTAGAAGATGAAGATCCACAATTGCATGTTCAATGGTCGAGTCACTTACAAGAAATTCGCATTCAAGTTATGGGACAAGTACAGTTAGAAATTATTCAACAATTATTGTTAGATCGATTCAACTTAGATGTAAGTTTTGGCGAGGGCAGTATCCTATATAAAGAAACTATTACACGCTCAATTGAAGCTGTAGGGCATTTCGAACCTTTACGTCATTATTCCGAAGTTCATCTATTGTTAGAACCTGGATCAGTTGGCAGTGGTTTAAAATTCACCTCGAATTGTAGTCTGGATATTTTAGCAAGCAACTGGCAACATCAGGTTTTGAGCAATTTGCAGTCAAAAGAACATTTAGGTGTATTGATTGGAGCTCCTATCACTGATATGAAGATTACCTTGATTGGTGGAAAAGCTAGCAACGTTCATTCGGTAGGTGGGGATTTCAAGGAAGCTACTTGGCGAGCAGTCAGACAAGGTTTAATGGAATTAAGAAATACCGGCAGTCAGTTATTAGAACCATGGTATCAATTCCGTTTAGAAGTACCACAAGATCAAGTTGGCCGGGCTATGAATGATATTCAACAAATGAACGGAACTTTTGAAACGCCAGAGATGGTTGACGGATCAGACTTAACGATAATTTCAGGAACGGCACCAGTAGCAACGATGCAAGGCTATTCACAAACCGTTAATTCATACACGCATGGTTTAGGGAATTTAGAATGCGTTGTGCTCGGTTATCAAGCTTGTCACAATGCAGAAGAAATAATCGAGAATAAGGATTACGATCCAGTGTCAGATTTGGAAAATACGCCAGATTCAGTTTTTTGTGCTCACGGCGCTGGATATCCAGTTCCTTGGGATGAGGTTCCACAAATGGCTCATATGCCTTATTTATACCCAATAAAAAAATGA
- a CDS encoding HD domain-containing protein, with protein sequence MTNQDQLIKVKEFSYNKMKNDSTGHNFDHIQRVIKTVQKLLKTEAADPVITLSAAYLHDVADDKLVKDPAKLETEIRQFLKDTDFTPEQIDEILYITHNLSFSKSLSKNPPKLSLAGQIVQDADRLDAIGAIGITRAIYYGGANSETIYDPEILPREKMDKKEYRNLSDETIINHFYEKLLKLTGMMNTPTAKKIAERRHQYMLDFLDEFKAEWNSEK encoded by the coding sequence ATGACCAACCAAGATCAACTTATAAAAGTAAAAGAATTCTCTTACAATAAGATGAAAAATGACTCCACTGGACACAATTTCGACCACATTCAAAGGGTCATCAAAACAGTCCAGAAATTATTAAAGACGGAAGCTGCTGATCCAGTTATTACTTTATCAGCCGCCTACCTACATGATGTGGCCGATGACAAACTCGTCAAAGATCCTGCAAAACTTGAGACTGAGATTCGCCAATTCTTAAAAGATACTGATTTCACACCTGAACAGATCGACGAAATACTATATATTACCCACAACCTATCCTTCAGTAAATCTTTGAGCAAGAATCCACCCAAACTATCTCTTGCAGGACAGATTGTTCAAGATGCTGATCGACTAGATGCAATCGGTGCAATTGGAATCACTCGAGCAATTTATTATGGTGGCGCAAATTCGGAAACGATTTATGACCCAGAAATTTTACCGCGTGAAAAGATGGATAAAAAAGAATACCGTAATTTATCTGATGAAACGATCATCAATCACTTTTACGAGAAATTATTGAAATTAACTGGTATGATGAATACCCCAACAGCCAAAAAAATTGCCGAGAGACGCCATCAATACATGCTTGATTTTCTCGACGAATTCAAAGCTGAATGGAATAGTGAAAAATAG
- a CDS encoding alpha/beta hydrolase: protein MRVKKYVKVILSIAIGVALVADIGGSGYLFHYAFSKNGYSSKPQGPLSKDDKWFVNSKAEIWQQTSKDKLKLKARFLPAEKKTAKTVVVIHGYGTGSSYMGDYAKMFHDAGYNVLAPDNRSFGMSQGKYVGYGWKDRDDIVNWIKQINQKFGQKSEIGLFGVSMGAATVMYTLGKHPQNVKFAIADCGYSTISGELNYQIKDMFGLPSFPLVPTASLYGDALAGYNFYQASTKDTLKKSKVPLYIIHGSKDKFVPTENAYKNYRYAKGPKKLWIVKGAGHAEAKKVAGQKYVTNTIDFAKEYFK from the coding sequence ATGCGAGTAAAAAAATATGTTAAAGTTATTCTTTCTATTGCAATTGGGGTTGCATTAGTAGCTGATATCGGTGGTAGTGGTTATTTATTCCATTACGCCTTCAGTAAAAATGGTTATAGCAGTAAACCACAAGGACCACTGTCAAAAGATGATAAATGGTTTGTGAATTCTAAGGCTGAGATTTGGCAACAGACTTCAAAAGATAAATTGAAGTTGAAGGCTAGATTTTTACCAGCAGAAAAGAAAACTGCTAAAACTGTCGTTGTGATCCACGGTTATGGTACGGGCAGCAGTTACATGGGTGACTATGCCAAAATGTTTCATGATGCGGGTTACAACGTTTTAGCACCAGACAATCGTTCCTTCGGGATGAGTCAAGGAAAATATGTCGGTTATGGTTGGAAAGACCGTGACGACATCGTGAACTGGATCAAGCAGATTAATCAAAAATTTGGTCAGAAATCAGAGATTGGTTTGTTTGGAGTCAGTATGGGAGCAGCAACAGTAATGTACACTTTGGGAAAACATCCTCAAAATGTGAAATTTGCGATTGCTGATTGTGGATATTCCACTATCTCAGGGGAGTTGAACTATCAAATTAAAGATATGTTTGGCTTACCAAGTTTTCCACTCGTACCAACGGCTAGTTTGTATGGCGATGCTCTAGCTGGCTATAATTTTTATCAAGCTAGTACCAAGGACACTCTGAAAAAGAGTAAAGTTCCTCTGTACATCATTCACGGCTCAAAGGACAAATTCGTTCCGACCGAGAATGCTTATAAGAATTATCGCTATGCTAAAGGTCCAAAGAAACTCTGGATAGTTAAAGGAGCAGGACACGCCGAAGCTAAAAAGGTTGCCGGTCAAAAATACGTTACTAATACGATCGACTTTGCTAAAGAGTACTTTAAATAA
- a CDS encoding glycoside hydrolase family 13 protein produces the protein MSWYDQAIIYQIYPKSFQDTNDDGIGDLQGIIKHLGYIKDMGFNTIWLNPIFVSPQVDNGYDVSNYFAIDPILGDTNDFSEMMTKAHELGLHIILDLPINHTSDQHPWFQDAVNDPHSIFRDYYIWHSEIDGHEPNNWGSFFGGSVWEKNPRNPDEYYFHLFDKKMPDLNWKNPEVQKSVADIAKFWLEKGVDGFRLDAFIHIAKANFEQDSLDSSTKFPIDDKFYAKLPAVKDYMSGFVKEIKAFKPDVFLFGEASSAKARDAAEYTRPDEHVCDVVVNSDNYGEVYDDSNPDIPKFFQDRKLSLEMLKQTYVTWESILDHVSLPTLTWGNHDISRVLDRLNLPVHDDKITKLLAMMLFLQRGIPVIYYGEEIGMHGLKYQKVADFSDQRAVDLISNLRQKGFTDKQILRLLNNQDEMTARGPMQWDSTQYRGFSKEKPWNWALVDSNNVDQEIADPDSIMNFYRELLKIKKHDCFTSGDYRLLITDSNIYAYQRKTADKQGIVIANFSDQKTEFTLPKTVWRKVLTNESSEVEDGVVKLGPWGCCALESN, from the coding sequence ATGAGTTGGTATGATCAAGCAATTATTTACCAAATTTATCCTAAGAGTTTTCAAGATACTAATGATGATGGTATTGGTGATTTACAAGGGATTATCAAACATTTAGGCTACATTAAAGACATGGGGTTCAATACGATTTGGTTGAATCCAATCTTTGTTTCGCCACAAGTCGACAATGGATATGATGTCTCTAATTATTTTGCCATTGATCCAATATTAGGGGATACGAATGATTTTTCTGAGATGATGACTAAAGCACATGAATTGGGCTTGCACATTATTTTGGATTTACCGATCAATCATACGTCGGACCAACATCCATGGTTTCAAGATGCTGTAAACGATCCCCACAGTATTTTTAGGGATTATTACATTTGGCATTCGGAGATTGATGGACATGAACCTAATAATTGGGGTTCGTTCTTTGGTGGCAGCGTTTGGGAAAAGAATCCGAGGAATCCTGATGAGTATTACTTCCATCTCTTTGATAAAAAGATGCCCGATTTGAATTGGAAGAATCCTGAAGTTCAAAAGTCAGTCGCTGATATTGCCAAGTTTTGGCTTGAAAAAGGCGTTGACGGTTTTCGTTTGGATGCCTTCATTCATATTGCCAAGGCTAATTTCGAACAAGATTCTTTGGATAGCAGTACTAAATTCCCAATTGATGATAAATTTTATGCTAAGTTGCCTGCAGTAAAAGACTATATGTCAGGTTTCGTTAAAGAAATCAAAGCCTTTAAACCAGATGTCTTCTTGTTTGGAGAAGCTTCGTCCGCTAAAGCTCGTGATGCGGCTGAGTATACGCGTCCTGATGAGCACGTTTGCGATGTGGTTGTTAATTCGGATAATTATGGAGAAGTTTATGACGATAGCAATCCTGATATTCCTAAGTTTTTCCAAGATCGGAAATTATCGCTTGAAATGTTAAAACAGACTTATGTTACTTGGGAAAGCATTCTAGATCATGTCAGTTTACCTACGTTGACTTGGGGTAATCATGATATTAGTCGTGTTTTGGATCGCTTGAATTTACCTGTACATGACGATAAAATCACTAAACTTTTAGCAATGATGTTGTTCTTGCAACGTGGTATACCAGTAATTTATTATGGTGAAGAAATCGGGATGCACGGCTTGAAGTATCAAAAAGTTGCTGACTTTTCTGACCAAAGAGCGGTTGATTTGATCAGTAATTTGCGTCAAAAGGGCTTTACTGACAAACAAATTCTTAGATTGTTGAATAATCAAGATGAAATGACGGCTCGAGGTCCAATGCAATGGGATTCAACGCAATATCGAGGGTTTTCAAAGGAGAAGCCTTGGAATTGGGCTCTGGTTGATTCAAATAACGTTGACCAAGAAATTGCTGATCCCGACAGTATTATGAATTTTTATAGAGAACTTTTAAAAATTAAGAAGCATGACTGTTTCACTAGTGGCGATTATCGTTTATTGATCACGGACTCGAATATTTATGCTTATCAAAGAAAGACGGCTGATAAACAAGGTATAGTAATAGCTAATTTCTCTGATCAAAAAACTGAGTTTACTTTGCCAAAGACTGTTTGGAGAAAAGTATTAACTAACGAATCCAGTGAGGTTGAAGATGGGGTCGTGAAACTAGGTCCATGGGGATGTTGTGCTTTGGAATCTAATTAG
- a CDS encoding LacI family DNA-binding transcriptional regulator, translated as MTTLVDVAKKANVSKMTVSRVINHPDKVTDELKALVYEAMRELDYHPNMIAKALVDKSTRIIKLCILEDIDTTEPYYMNLMIGIAKTLDLHQYSLQLVTRRNFDIGNCDGYIITGMRQQDVDWINNLKKPVIIFGENRYGYDYVDTNNKAGTYKLAQLALEKGYDKLVYIGIDSKESFEYSREAGYLQQVQEKRMLPELHRFDNHSHLAEEFIERNWERIEKNTVFICASDRLAIGILRGIVRCGGKVPDEFGVTGFDGVFLNQVASPKITTIKQSIIEMGSACGENLLDKIETKEKQGALVFEPKISFGGTLRD; from the coding sequence ATGACTACTTTAGTTGATGTTGCAAAGAAAGCCAACGTTTCGAAGATGACTGTGTCTCGAGTTATCAATCATCCAGACAAAGTTACCGATGAATTGAAGGCGTTAGTTTATGAAGCCATGCGAGAGTTGGATTATCATCCAAATATGATTGCTAAAGCATTGGTGGATAAAAGCACGAGAATTATTAAGTTGTGTATTTTGGAAGATATCGATACAACTGAACCGTACTACATGAATTTAATGATTGGTATAGCTAAGACTTTGGATTTGCACCAATATTCACTGCAATTAGTTACCCGTAGGAACTTTGACATTGGTAATTGTGACGGCTATATTATCACTGGGATGCGTCAGCAAGATGTTGACTGGATCAATAATCTCAAGAAACCAGTTATTATTTTTGGCGAGAACCGTTATGGTTATGATTATGTGGATACAAATAACAAAGCTGGGACTTATAAGTTGGCTCAATTGGCACTTGAAAAGGGTTATGATAAGCTAGTTTATATCGGAATCGACAGTAAAGAGTCATTTGAATATTCCAGAGAAGCTGGTTACTTGCAGCAAGTTCAAGAAAAACGAATGTTGCCAGAATTGCATCGATTCGACAATCACAGTCATTTAGCTGAGGAGTTCATTGAACGCAATTGGGAGAGAATTGAAAAAAATACTGTTTTCATTTGTGCTTCTGATCGTTTAGCAATTGGCATTTTGCGTGGTATCGTGCGTTGTGGGGGCAAAGTTCCTGATGAATTTGGAGTAACTGGTTTTGACGGTGTCTTTTTGAATCAAGTAGCTTCACCAAAGATTACAACGATTAAACAATCAATCATCGAAATGGGCAGTGCCTGTGGCGAAAACTTACTCGATAAGATTGAAACAAAAGAAAAACAGGGCGCATTAGTCTTCGAACCCAAGATTAGTTTCGGCGGTACTCTTAGGGATTAA
- a CDS encoding YxeA family protein, translated as MNKKIWSFLVVGIILLIPILGYELWYAPNYAGDDYYTFIGDSYQEVIEKDDSGNDFHAYYYNQKSFDKDGNEKLLKFNSAIGRPIKPDNFIKITYNEKRGRVLSWEKVQKNEVPTKSLDAINK; from the coding sequence ATGAATAAAAAAATCTGGTCTTTTTTAGTAGTAGGAATAATTTTATTAATACCCATTCTAGGATATGAATTATGGTATGCACCTAATTATGCTGGTGACGATTATTACACTTTTATCGGCGACTCATATCAAGAAGTAATTGAAAAGGATGATTCTGGCAATGATTTCCACGCTTATTATTATAACCAAAAATCATTTGATAAAGATGGCAATGAAAAACTCTTAAAGTTCAACAGTGCTATCGGTCGTCCAATCAAACCAGATAACTTTATCAAAATCACTTATAATGAAAAACGAGGTCGAGTTTTGTCATGGGAAAAAGTTCAAAAGAATGAAGTACCAACTAAATCACTCGACGCTATAAACAAATAA
- a CDS encoding peroxiredoxin codes for MNYINKEIPDFTVNAYQKGELKTFNKSDLLGKWSILFFYPADFSFVCPTELSDLQDSYEDFKAANAEIYSCSVDSQFSHMSWAETTDTIGKIQYPMLSDQKHQLTDFFNILDEQSGQAYRGVFIIDPKGLIKSYTINAMGIGRNAREILRTLQAAQFVEAHGDNVCPANWHPGEETIKPSGDLVGKI; via the coding sequence ATGAACTATATTAATAAAGAAATTCCTGATTTTACTGTTAATGCTTATCAAAAAGGGGAGTTGAAGACTTTTAACAAGTCGGATCTACTCGGTAAATGGTCAATCCTTTTCTTTTATCCAGCCGATTTTTCATTTGTTTGTCCAACTGAATTGAGTGATTTACAAGATTCTTATGAAGATTTCAAAGCTGCTAATGCGGAGATTTATTCATGTTCAGTCGACAGTCAATTTTCGCACATGTCTTGGGCTGAAACGACCGATACGATTGGAAAAATCCAATATCCAATGTTGTCAGACCAAAAGCATCAATTGACTGACTTCTTTAATATTTTAGATGAACAAAGTGGTCAAGCTTATCGTGGCGTCTTCATCATTGATCCTAAAGGTCTCATCAAGTCGTACACAATCAATGCTATGGGGATTGGTCGTAATGCTCGTGAAATTTTGAGAACTTTGCAAGCAGCTCAATTCGTTGAAGCACACGGCGATAATGTTTGCCCAGCTAATTGGCATCCTGGGGAAGAAACAATCAAACCTAGTGGCGACTTAGTTGGTAAAATTTAA
- a CDS encoding universal stress protein: MYKKILVAIDGSQSSYNALDAAIDMAKQFKAALYLVSVVNTANLPMNVGVSYAPGLVNDLKTSAQKDLDKATDIAKHAGISPYVQLLDGEPREQLTRFPKENGIDLIVMGKTGTNSFTRVFVGSVTRYVSEHSDINILIVA; encoded by the coding sequence GTGTATAAAAAAATTTTAGTAGCTATTGATGGTAGTCAAAGTTCTTACAATGCCTTGGATGCAGCAATTGATATGGCTAAACAATTTAAGGCGGCACTGTATTTAGTTTCAGTTGTGAACACCGCCAATTTACCGATGAATGTCGGCGTTTCTTATGCACCTGGGTTAGTTAATGATTTAAAAACTAGTGCTCAAAAAGATTTGGATAAAGCAACTGATATTGCCAAACATGCTGGGATTTCACCTTACGTCCAACTTTTAGATGGGGAACCGAGAGAACAGTTAACGAGATTTCCTAAAGAAAACGGCATCGATTTGATCGTCATGGGTAAGACAGGAACGAATTCATTTACCAGAGTGTTTGTCGGTTCAGTTACTCGTTATGTTTCAGAACACAGCGATATTAATATTTTAATTGTAGCTTAA